One Halichoerus grypus chromosome 1, mHalGry1.hap1.1, whole genome shotgun sequence genomic region harbors:
- the CX3CR1 gene encoding CX3C chemokine receptor 1 isoform X1 translates to MIAKALTMPTHSPESILEYFEYDESAEACDMGDIVAFGTIFLSILYCLVFAFGLLGNLLVVFALTNSRKPKSITDIYLLNLALSDLLFAATLPFWTHYLISEQGLHHAVCKLTTAFFFIGFFGGIFFITVISIDRYLAIVLAANSMHNRTVQHGVTISLGVWAAAILVAAPQFMFTKQKENECLGDYPEVLQELWPVLRNVEVNLLGFLLPLLIMSYCYIRIMQTLFSCKNHKKAKAIKLIFLVVIMFFLFWTPYNIMIFLETLNLYDFFPSCDMKRDLRLALSVTETIAFIHCCLNPFIYAFAGEKFRRYLYHLYRKCLAVLCGRPVHVSFSPTESQTSRRESILSSNFTHHTSDGDGSIIL, encoded by the exons ATGATCGCAAAG GCCCTCACCATGCCCACCCACTCCCCTGaatcaattttagaatactttGAGTATGATGAGTCTGCTGAAGCCTGTGATATGGGGGACATCGTGGCCTTTGGGACCATCTTCCTGTCCATACTCTACTGCCTTGTCTTTGCCTTTGGCCTGCTGGGAAATTTGCTGGTGGTGTTTGCCCTCACCAACAGCCGGAAGCCCAAGAGTATCACCGACATTTACCTCCTGAATCTGGCCTTGTCTGATCTGCTCTTTGCAGCCACCTTACCCTTCTGGACTCACTACCTGATAAGTGAACAAGGCCTTCACCATGCTGTGTGCAAACTCACCACCGCCTTCTTCTTCATCGGCTTTTTTGGAGGCATATTCTTCATCACTGTCATCAGCATTGATAGGTACCTGGCCATTGTCCTGGCAGCCAACTCCATGCACAACCGGACTGTGCAGCATGGCGTCACCATCAGCCTAGGCGTCTGGGCGGCAGCCATCTTGGTGGCAGCACCTCAGTTCATgttcacaaaacaaaaagaaaatgaatgccTCGGTGACTACCCTGAGGTCCTGCAGGAACTCTGGCCTGTGCTCCGCAACGTGGAAGTAAATTTGCTTggcttcctgctccccctgctcattatGAGTTACTGTTACATCAGAATCATGCAGACACTATTTTCCTGTAAGAACCACAAGAAAGCCAAAGCCATTAAACTGATCTTTCTGGTGGTCAtcatgtttttcctcttctggacACCCTACAACATCATGATTTTCTTAGAGACACTTAATCTCTATGACTTCTTTCCCAGTTGTGACATGAAGAGGGATCTGAGGTTGGCCCTCAGTGTGACCGAGACAATTGCGTTTATCCACTGTTGCCTCAATCCCTTTATATACGCATTTGCTGGAGAGAAGTTCAGAAGATACCTTTACCACTTGTATAGGAAATGTCTGGCTGTCCTGTGTGGTCGTCCTGTCCACGTCAGTTTCTCCCCGACTGAATCACAAACGAGCAGGCGGGAAAGCATTCTGAGCAGCAATTTTACTCACCACACCAGTGATGGAGACGGGTCCATCATTCTCTGA
- the CX3CR1 gene encoding CX3C chemokine receptor 1 isoform X2, protein MPTHSPESILEYFEYDESAEACDMGDIVAFGTIFLSILYCLVFAFGLLGNLLVVFALTNSRKPKSITDIYLLNLALSDLLFAATLPFWTHYLISEQGLHHAVCKLTTAFFFIGFFGGIFFITVISIDRYLAIVLAANSMHNRTVQHGVTISLGVWAAAILVAAPQFMFTKQKENECLGDYPEVLQELWPVLRNVEVNLLGFLLPLLIMSYCYIRIMQTLFSCKNHKKAKAIKLIFLVVIMFFLFWTPYNIMIFLETLNLYDFFPSCDMKRDLRLALSVTETIAFIHCCLNPFIYAFAGEKFRRYLYHLYRKCLAVLCGRPVHVSFSPTESQTSRRESILSSNFTHHTSDGDGSIIL, encoded by the coding sequence ATGCCCACCCACTCCCCTGaatcaattttagaatactttGAGTATGATGAGTCTGCTGAAGCCTGTGATATGGGGGACATCGTGGCCTTTGGGACCATCTTCCTGTCCATACTCTACTGCCTTGTCTTTGCCTTTGGCCTGCTGGGAAATTTGCTGGTGGTGTTTGCCCTCACCAACAGCCGGAAGCCCAAGAGTATCACCGACATTTACCTCCTGAATCTGGCCTTGTCTGATCTGCTCTTTGCAGCCACCTTACCCTTCTGGACTCACTACCTGATAAGTGAACAAGGCCTTCACCATGCTGTGTGCAAACTCACCACCGCCTTCTTCTTCATCGGCTTTTTTGGAGGCATATTCTTCATCACTGTCATCAGCATTGATAGGTACCTGGCCATTGTCCTGGCAGCCAACTCCATGCACAACCGGACTGTGCAGCATGGCGTCACCATCAGCCTAGGCGTCTGGGCGGCAGCCATCTTGGTGGCAGCACCTCAGTTCATgttcacaaaacaaaaagaaaatgaatgccTCGGTGACTACCCTGAGGTCCTGCAGGAACTCTGGCCTGTGCTCCGCAACGTGGAAGTAAATTTGCTTggcttcctgctccccctgctcattatGAGTTACTGTTACATCAGAATCATGCAGACACTATTTTCCTGTAAGAACCACAAGAAAGCCAAAGCCATTAAACTGATCTTTCTGGTGGTCAtcatgtttttcctcttctggacACCCTACAACATCATGATTTTCTTAGAGACACTTAATCTCTATGACTTCTTTCCCAGTTGTGACATGAAGAGGGATCTGAGGTTGGCCCTCAGTGTGACCGAGACAATTGCGTTTATCCACTGTTGCCTCAATCCCTTTATATACGCATTTGCTGGAGAGAAGTTCAGAAGATACCTTTACCACTTGTATAGGAAATGTCTGGCTGTCCTGTGTGGTCGTCCTGTCCACGTCAGTTTCTCCCCGACTGAATCACAAACGAGCAGGCGGGAAAGCATTCTGAGCAGCAATTTTACTCACCACACCAGTGATGGAGACGGGTCCATCATTCTCTGA